Proteins encoded together in one Bosea sp. (in: a-proteobacteria) window:
- a CDS encoding cold-shock protein codes for MFDRRKPPAAQPFVTHENIEAKVKWFDPEKGFGFASPSDGSGDVFLHVSALGPLDQQDLLPGATIVVDLGEGRRGLQVVAVHEIDASTATQTAPAPRGFSPRPPRDDFGGGFGDRGGFGDRGGFGDRGPRGGGFQDRDSGPVEGPYDGAVKFFNADRGFGFIAPDKGGPDVFLHVSSLSRSGLQPPADGQRVRFSIRSGRKGPEAANVSFI; via the coding sequence ATGTTCGATCGTCGCAAGCCTCCTGCTGCTCAACCCTTCGTCACGCACGAAAATATCGAAGCCAAGGTCAAGTGGTTCGACCCTGAGAAGGGGTTCGGTTTCGCATCGCCCTCCGATGGCTCGGGTGATGTCTTCCTGCATGTTTCGGCGCTCGGCCCGCTCGACCAGCAGGACCTGCTGCCCGGCGCGACCATCGTCGTGGATCTCGGCGAAGGCCGCCGCGGCCTGCAGGTCGTCGCCGTGCACGAGATCGACGCCTCGACCGCCACCCAGACGGCGCCCGCGCCGCGTGGCTTCTCGCCACGCCCGCCGCGCGACGATTTCGGCGGCGGCTTCGGTGATCGCGGCGGCTTCGGCGATCGTGGCGGCTTCGGCGATCGCGGCCCGCGTGGCGGCGGCTTCCAGGATCGCGACTCAGGCCCGGTCGAAGGCCCTTATGACGGGGCCGTGAAGTTCTTCAACGCGGATCGCGGCTTCGGCTTCATCGCCCCGGACAAGGGCGGGCCGGACGTGTTCCTGCACGTCTCGTCGCTGAGCCGCAGTGGCCTGCAGCCGCCTGCCGACGGGCAGCGCGTGCGCTTCTCGATCCGCAGCGGCCGCAAGGGCCCCGAAGCCGCCAATGTCAGCTTCATCTGA
- the bfr gene encoding bacterioferritin: MKGDKKVIEYLNKGLRSELTAINQYWLHYRMLDNWGLKEMAKTWKKESIEEMVHADRFVDRILFLEGFPNLQTLDQLRIGETVKEVIECDLKAEVEARALYQEAAKYCREVGDFPSEDLFKALMKDEEGHIDFLETQLDLIARVGIELYTQKHIGGLEGDDHDD; encoded by the coding sequence GACAAGAAGGTCATCGAATATCTCAACAAGGGGCTGCGCTCCGAGCTCACGGCCATCAACCAGTACTGGCTGCATTACCGCATGCTGGACAACTGGGGCCTGAAGGAGATGGCCAAGACCTGGAAGAAGGAATCGATCGAGGAGATGGTCCATGCCGACCGCTTCGTCGACCGCATCCTCTTCCTCGAGGGCTTCCCGAACCTGCAGACGCTCGACCAGCTGCGCATCGGCGAGACCGTCAAGGAAGTGATCGAGTGCGATCTGAAGGCCGAGGTCGAGGCCCGCGCGCTCTATCAGGAAGCGGCGAAATATTGCCGCGAGGTCGGGGACTTCCCGTCCGAGGACCTGTTCAAGGCGCTGATGAAGGACGAGGAAGGCCATATCGACTTCCTCGAGACCCAGCTCGACCTGATCGCGCGCGTCGGCATCGAGCTCTACACCCAGAAGCACATCGGCGGCCTGGAAGGCGACGACCACGACGATTGA
- a CDS encoding GNAT family N-acetyltransferase — translation MIRSRRPGSTAGKGVIRRLWPTERDLFREHLLRLDAVTRRQRFGTAVNDAFLENYATATFGVGGLVYAYLVDGRVRGAAELRGLDDLVAQTGEAAFSVETRWRRRGVGTELFRRLITAARNRGIRTLYLTCLPENAAMRRLATKFEADLVGGYADVEGAIATGGPTPFTILDEALDNARGFAAMALTIQERFWPAAVFARALRA, via the coding sequence ATGATCCGTTCACGGCGACCCGGCAGCACAGCCGGCAAGGGCGTGATCCGCCGGCTGTGGCCGACGGAGCGCGATCTGTTCAGGGAGCATCTGCTCCGGCTCGACGCAGTCACCCGCCGTCAGCGTTTCGGCACGGCGGTCAACGACGCCTTTCTCGAGAATTACGCGACCGCGACGTTCGGCGTCGGCGGCCTGGTCTATGCCTATCTCGTCGACGGGCGGGTGCGCGGCGCAGCCGAGCTGCGCGGCCTCGACGACCTCGTCGCGCAGACCGGCGAGGCCGCCTTCAGCGTCGAGACGCGCTGGCGCCGCCGCGGCGTCGGCACGGAACTGTTCCGCCGCCTGATCACGGCGGCGCGCAACCGCGGCATCCGCACGCTGTATCTGACCTGCCTGCCCGAAAACGCGGCGATGCGCCGGCTCGCCACCAAGTTCGAGGCCGATCTGGTCGGCGGCTATGCCGATGTCGAGGGCGCGATCGCGACCGGCGGCCCGACACCCTTCACGATCCTCGACGAGGCACTCGACAATGCGCGCGGCTTCGCGGCGATGGCGCTGACCATCCAGGAGCGCTTCTGGCCGGCGGCGGTCTTCGCCCGGGCGCTGCGGGCCTGA